In Oscillatoria acuminata PCC 6304, a single window of DNA contains:
- a CDS encoding GAF domain-containing sensor histidine kinase translates to MKSQRRTSIAQGATEPYKTLSRAIARIRESLDLEHLFQATVTDLRQLLDVDRVAVFRLWPESQSSWGQIIAEDVRLPALAVLGAELGDRHRADDCNPYYQLGGIQVIPDISPFDLPPSYQDLLIRLQVKSHLCIPLHQKDNLWGLLWVHQCQEECQWEASEIEFLRLTASHLGLALERFEEQGQFQAQTSQLTQAAQRERALATTIEKIRRSLDIHTLFQTTTQEVRQLLEADRVGVYRFKPDWSGNFVGESVSPGWNPLMGNLPDIADTHLQETQGGRYRENQALAVNDIYNVGHAQCHIELLETFQAKAYIIVPILAGETLWGLLAAYQNSGPRHWYEYEVELLSQIGAQFGVAVHQAELFEQLKHQKKELSVTLENLQQAQSQLVQSEKMASLGQLVAGVAHEINNPVNFIYGNLTHVTDYVRDLLGLVEQYQEYYPTPHEAIQEFSQEIESDFLKEDLPKILSSMKVGVERIRGIVLSLRNFSRLDESEKKRVNLHEGIDSTLLILQHRLKSKGDRASIHLIKEYAELPLVDCYAAQMNQVFMNILSNAIDALEMRDRDRTPEQIRADPSWIKISSEWVEDDVASASPGDRCSTGEKTPGLMKGNVVVIRICDNGPGIPDEVRSRIFDPFFTTKPIGSGTGLGLSISYQIVVEKHGGSLTCLSQPGQGTEFRIELPMQPVPMTSQAA, encoded by the coding sequence ATGAAGTCACAACGAAGAACGTCGATCGCTCAGGGTGCAACGGAACCGTACAAAACCTTGTCTCGGGCGATCGCCCGGATTCGAGAATCCCTGGATTTAGAACACCTCTTTCAAGCCACAGTGACTGATCTGCGCCAGTTATTAGATGTCGATCGCGTTGCGGTTTTTCGGTTATGGCCCGAATCTCAGAGCAGTTGGGGACAAATTATTGCCGAAGATGTGCGACTGCCTGCTTTAGCGGTATTGGGAGCAGAATTAGGCGATCGCCACCGGGCAGACGACTGTAATCCCTACTATCAGCTTGGGGGAATTCAGGTCATTCCAGATATTTCCCCGTTTGATCTCCCCCCAAGCTATCAAGATTTATTAATTCGATTACAGGTTAAATCTCACCTCTGTATCCCCCTCCACCAAAAAGATAACCTCTGGGGACTCCTCTGGGTGCATCAATGTCAAGAAGAGTGCCAGTGGGAAGCAAGCGAAATTGAGTTTCTGCGCCTGACTGCTTCTCACTTGGGTCTAGCCCTGGAGCGATTTGAAGAACAGGGGCAATTCCAAGCCCAAACCTCACAATTAACCCAGGCGGCCCAACGAGAACGAGCCTTAGCTACGACAATTGAGAAAATCCGGCGATCGCTGGATATCCATACCCTCTTCCAGACGACCACCCAAGAAGTCCGGCAACTCCTAGAAGCCGATCGCGTCGGGGTCTATCGCTTCAAACCCGATTGGAGTGGCAACTTCGTCGGGGAATCCGTTTCCCCAGGCTGGAACCCCCTCATGGGTAACCTGCCCGATATCGCCGATACTCACCTCCAGGAAACCCAAGGCGGACGCTACCGCGAAAATCAAGCCCTTGCTGTTAATGATATCTACAATGTCGGCCATGCTCAATGCCACATTGAACTGTTAGAAACATTTCAAGCCAAAGCCTATATCATTGTTCCCATCCTCGCCGGAGAAACCTTGTGGGGATTGCTGGCAGCCTATCAAAATTCCGGTCCTCGTCATTGGTATGAGTATGAGGTGGAGTTACTCAGTCAAATTGGCGCTCAGTTTGGGGTAGCCGTGCATCAAGCTGAACTCTTCGAGCAATTGAAACATCAAAAAAAAGAATTATCTGTCACTTTGGAGAACTTGCAACAAGCTCAAAGTCAACTGGTGCAAAGTGAGAAAATGGCGAGTCTTGGCCAGTTGGTGGCGGGAGTGGCCCATGAGATTAATAATCCAGTGAATTTTATTTATGGAAATCTCACTCACGTTACGGATTATGTCCGAGATTTACTGGGATTGGTGGAACAGTACCAGGAATATTATCCGACTCCCCATGAGGCAATTCAAGAATTCAGTCAGGAAATCGAATCGGACTTTTTGAAGGAAGATTTGCCGAAGATTTTATCTTCGATGAAAGTGGGAGTGGAACGGATTCGGGGAATTGTTTTATCCTTGCGAAACTTCTCCCGTCTGGATGAATCGGAGAAAAAGCGGGTGAATCTTCATGAAGGGATTGACAGTACCTTATTAATTTTGCAACATCGCCTCAAGTCTAAAGGGGACCGGGCGTCGATTCATTTGATTAAAGAGTATGCTGAGTTGCCGTTGGTGGACTGTTATGCGGCGCAAATGAATCAGGTGTTTATGAATATTTTGAGTAACGCCATCGATGCCTTGGAAATGCGCGATCGCGATCGGACCCCAGAACAGATTCGCGCCGACCCCAGTTGGATTAAAATCAGCAGTGAATGGGTGGAGGATGATGTTGCTAGTGCCAGTCCAGGCGATCGCTGTTCCACTGGGGAGAAAACCCCAGGTTTGATGAAGGGAAACGTCGTGGTGATTCGGATTTGCGATAACGGTCCGGGAATTCCAGATGAGGTGCGATCGCGAATTTTCGACCCGTTTTTTACCACCAAACCCATTGGTTCGGGGACAGGTTTGGGCTTATCCATTAGTTACCAAATCGTAGTGGAAAAACATGGGGGTTCTTTGACCTGTCTTTCCCAACCGGGACAAGGCACTGAGTTCCGAATTGAACTTCCCATGCAGCCGGTTCCGATGACATCTCAGGCAGCATAA
- a CDS encoding V4R domain-containing protein, which produces MISISNLLKEEQLPGNYFAYDVYVKGDLELGLLENRRGDRLLAIPETLISAIYSGLEHETGSAARLVLFNCGKWWGKNFYVRFCEEISDYYGKTISQLEMVQFIQCFQQFWKTMGWGSFELNQDHYQHGFLIILAKNSPYADQAPNWNRPVCFLEAGILTSFFSQLTGRDLLCLQTTCESLGSDSNRFILGLSDRIKPAEPWILEGKDHETILKNLCQPLQ; this is translated from the coding sequence ATGATTTCTATTTCCAACCTGCTCAAAGAAGAACAACTCCCCGGCAATTATTTTGCCTATGACGTCTATGTGAAAGGAGACTTAGAACTCGGACTCCTGGAAAACCGCCGTGGCGATCGCCTCCTCGCCATTCCCGAAACCTTAATTTCTGCTATCTATAGCGGCCTCGAACATGAAACCGGGTCTGCCGCCCGCCTCGTCCTTTTCAACTGTGGTAAATGGTGGGGCAAAAACTTTTATGTGAGATTTTGTGAAGAAATCTCCGATTACTATGGAAAAACCATCTCCCAACTGGAAATGGTCCAATTCATTCAATGCTTTCAGCAATTTTGGAAAACAATGGGTTGGGGGAGCTTTGAGTTAAATCAAGACCATTATCAACATGGATTTCTGATCATCCTGGCCAAAAATTCCCCCTACGCCGACCAAGCCCCCAACTGGAATCGTCCCGTCTGTTTTTTAGAAGCGGGGATATTAACTTCGTTTTTCAGTCAATTAACAGGTCGAGACCTCCTCTGCCTTCAAACCACCTGTGAATCATTAGGGTCCGACAGCAACCGTTTCATCCTCGGACTGAGCGATCGCATTAAACCCGCCGAACCCTGGATTTTAGAAGGCAAAGACCATGAAACCATCCTAAAAAACCTCTGCCAACCCCTTCAATAA
- a CDS encoding NADAR family protein, with amino-acid sequence MTIYFYKVDEPYGCFSNFSPHGIRRKGLHWPTVEHYYQAHKFIGVEDESIITKIRNAPTPDEAAKLGRDPSRTVRSNWDWVKLKVMREAVLTKFLTHLDIQAILLGTEDLTIVEDSPTDYFWGCGADRTGQNHLGQMLMSVREEIRGGIEEKESS; translated from the coding sequence ATGACCATTTATTTTTACAAAGTTGACGAACCCTACGGCTGTTTTTCTAATTTTTCCCCCCACGGAATTCGGAGAAAGGGCCTACATTGGCCGACAGTCGAGCATTATTATCAAGCGCATAAATTTATTGGGGTAGAGGATGAGTCGATTATTACTAAAATCCGGAATGCGCCGACTCCTGATGAAGCGGCCAAATTAGGGCGCGATCCGTCTCGTACCGTGCGCTCAAACTGGGATTGGGTGAAACTCAAGGTGATGCGAGAAGCGGTATTAACGAAGTTTTTGACCCATTTAGATATCCAGGCGATTCTACTGGGAACGGAGGACCTGACTATTGTGGAGGATTCCCCGACGGATTATTTTTGGGGCTGTGGTGCGGACCGCACGGGGCAAAATCATCTCGGCCAGATGTTGATGAGTGTTCGGGAAGAAATCCGAGGAGGCATTGAGGAGAAAGAGTCTAGTTAA
- a CDS encoding V4R domain-containing protein, whose amino-acid sequence MVVSTNKKPAANLEPNRQQKQPKKHNHYGFQDFFSFHPDTGIVTDWNEGRNTLTSEDFIIGLVEGLEEEVGSAASVIMYTIGCEWGTKDAEFFKKWFEKEYQRDIRQANLMFLLETWWWPFTAQGWGRWEVDLSDRKHGFMFINLFDSAVARTLGDVGKPVCYIYAGLFAGFFTCLVNKQLSCIELQCYSMGETYCKFLLGSQDRIDAAAFWQNEGATARDIQQRLEAGERLR is encoded by the coding sequence ATGGTAGTATCTACCAACAAAAAACCGGCTGCCAACTTAGAACCGAATCGTCAGCAAAAGCAGCCCAAAAAGCACAATCACTATGGCTTTCAGGATTTCTTTTCATTTCACCCCGACACCGGGATTGTCACAGACTGGAATGAGGGACGAAATACCTTGACCAGCGAAGACTTTATTATTGGCTTAGTCGAAGGGTTAGAAGAAGAAGTCGGCAGTGCCGCCTCGGTGATCATGTACACCATTGGCTGCGAATGGGGGACCAAAGATGCCGAATTTTTCAAAAAATGGTTTGAGAAAGAATATCAGCGAGATATTCGCCAAGCCAACCTGATGTTTTTGCTAGAAACCTGGTGGTGGCCCTTTACTGCTCAAGGCTGGGGCCGCTGGGAAGTCGATCTGAGCGATCGCAAGCATGGATTTATGTTTATTAACCTCTTTGATTCTGCCGTCGCCCGCACCCTCGGCGACGTCGGCAAACCCGTCTGCTACATCTACGCCGGTCTATTTGCGGGATTCTTCACCTGCTTAGTCAACAAACAGTTAAGTTGCATCGAACTTCAGTGTTACTCAATGGGTGAAACCTACTGTAAATTTTTACTCGGCAGTCAGGACCGCATCGATGCCGCTGCCTTCTGGCAAAATGAAGGAGCCACGGCTCGGGATATCCAACAACGGTTAGAAGCCGGAGAAAGGTTACGATGA
- a CDS encoding GAF domain-containing protein, which yields MTIKNNNTNTAQPVPQRLDREVLLHRMLNRIRQSLDLEQILTATAAEIRSLLGTDRVMVYQFNPDSSGKVIAESINENRLPSLKGLNFPADDIPERARERFTQERVCSIVDVAKQQIGVSSRENASNELGDGGNSIRYRPVDECHLTYLRAMGINSSIVVPILHRQELWGLIVSHHVETRPISEEDLQLVQLLADQVSIAIAQATLLQATQQQQAREATINRVAALLHAQPSIEVQAALEATVTALKGCGGRLYIGAKPNSNRGNLAHSTSQLFIWGEQPHRVKSEFSDILEEHPLWKDWLKTANSTVDLAESHGGSFWAITDIYKPIHINSFTPDFRPTRIRSVLVTPLFYRQQNLGYLTIFRNEIETETLWAGRFNSNLKQLLPRQSFDAWRERKTGQAQDWQPAEIEMARSISNHFSMAIEQYLLYKEVNSLNANLEQQVQERTEELQQSLKFTRILKQITDQIRSTLDVSTILQTIAQRVRNLLNTDRVVIYQFDDMGNGEVTVEDIRESWQSVRGVRCPGCIPPDVSNLYLKGRIRAINNVATAELSACHREFLDSIQVKANLIVPICMGSDLWGFLIAHECEQPRLWQEQEIDLLQQLADQAAIAIAQAELYQQTQAAAAKAQAQAVELEQAIEDLQNAQTQLIQGEKMSSLGQLVAGIAHEINNPVNFIYGNLNHATQYAEDLLDLQKLYQYHIPEPPSEIQEFIEEIDLDFLIEDLPKMLASMKVGADRIRSIVLSLRNFSRLDQTNMKAVDIHDGIDSTLMILHHRFKAKGDRLGIEIVKEYGELPPVECFAGQLNQVFMNLLSNAIDALEDWDKERSPQERHQDPCRITIRTTLTGDDETTNAAICIFDNGPGIPEHLRSRIFEPFFTTKEIGKGTGMGLSISKQIVVDKHAGTFKCLSEPGRGTEFWIEIPILQSKPSATSEAEASNSTHLPSNW from the coding sequence ATGACAATCAAAAATAATAATACAAATACCGCACAACCCGTCCCACAAAGACTCGATCGCGAAGTGTTGTTGCATCGAATGCTCAACCGGATTCGCCAATCTCTGGATTTAGAGCAAATTCTCACTGCCACGGCTGCTGAAATCCGTTCCCTTTTAGGAACTGATCGGGTAATGGTCTATCAATTCAATCCCGATAGTAGCGGAAAAGTGATTGCTGAGTCCATTAATGAAAATCGCCTTCCGTCCCTCAAAGGATTGAATTTTCCAGCGGATGATATTCCCGAACGAGCTAGAGAACGGTTTACCCAAGAGCGGGTCTGTTCCATCGTGGATGTTGCCAAGCAGCAAATTGGGGTCAGTTCCCGGGAAAATGCCTCGAACGAATTGGGGGACGGGGGAAACAGTATCCGCTATCGGCCTGTGGATGAGTGTCATTTAACCTACCTTAGAGCAATGGGAATCAACTCATCCATCGTGGTCCCCATTCTCCATCGTCAGGAACTCTGGGGGTTGATTGTCTCCCATCATGTAGAAACGCGCCCGATTTCTGAAGAAGATTTACAGTTGGTGCAACTCTTGGCGGATCAGGTTTCGATCGCGATCGCCCAAGCAACGCTCCTCCAAGCTACTCAGCAACAGCAAGCGCGAGAAGCCACGATTAATCGGGTGGCCGCCTTACTCCACGCTCAACCCTCCATCGAGGTCCAGGCTGCACTAGAAGCTACAGTCACCGCCCTCAAGGGATGTGGCGGTAGGCTCTACATCGGGGCCAAACCCAATTCCAACCGGGGGAACCTCGCCCACTCCACCAGTCAACTGTTTATCTGGGGGGAACAACCGCACAGGGTCAAGTCTGAATTCTCCGATATCCTAGAAGAACATCCCCTGTGGAAAGATTGGCTTAAAACCGCTAATTCCACTGTTGATTTAGCCGAATCTCATGGCGGTTCCTTCTGGGCAATCACGGATATTTATAAACCCATTCACATTAACAGCTTTACCCCCGATTTCCGCCCCACTCGCATCCGCAGTGTGCTGGTAACGCCTTTGTTTTATCGGCAACAGAATCTCGGCTATTTGACCATTTTCCGAAATGAAATAGAAACGGAAACCCTATGGGCAGGACGCTTTAATAGTAACCTCAAACAATTACTCCCTCGACAATCCTTTGATGCATGGCGGGAACGGAAAACGGGACAAGCTCAAGATTGGCAGCCGGCAGAAATTGAAATGGCCCGCTCGATCAGCAACCATTTTTCTATGGCGATCGAGCAGTATTTACTCTACAAAGAAGTGAATTCCCTCAATGCCAACCTAGAGCAGCAGGTCCAAGAACGCACGGAAGAACTCCAACAGTCTTTAAAATTTACCCGCATCCTCAAACAAATCACCGACCAAATCCGCAGCACTTTAGATGTCAGCACTATTCTGCAAACCATCGCCCAGCGTGTGCGAAATTTACTGAATACCGATCGCGTGGTGATTTATCAGTTTGATGACATGGGCAACGGAGAGGTGACGGTAGAAGATATTCGGGAAAGCTGGCAATCAGTTCGAGGGGTGCGCTGTCCCGGATGTATTCCCCCGGATGTTTCTAACTTGTATTTAAAAGGCCGGATCCGAGCGATTAATAATGTGGCGACGGCTGAATTAAGTGCCTGCCATCGGGAGTTTTTAGACAGCATTCAGGTCAAAGCCAATTTAATCGTCCCGATTTGCATGGGTTCAGATTTGTGGGGATTTTTAATTGCCCATGAGTGCGAACAACCGCGCTTATGGCAAGAGCAAGAAATTGACCTGTTGCAACAACTCGCGGATCAAGCGGCGATTGCGATCGCTCAAGCGGAACTCTATCAACAAACCCAAGCGGCTGCTGCAAAAGCCCAGGCCCAAGCGGTGGAGTTGGAACAGGCGATCGAAGACCTCCAAAATGCTCAAACCCAACTGATTCAAGGGGAAAAAATGTCCAGCCTGGGACAGTTAGTGGCTGGAATTGCTCACGAAATTAATAATCCGGTTAACTTTATCTATGGCAATCTGAATCATGCCACCCAATATGCAGAGGATTTGTTAGACCTGCAAAAACTCTACCAATATCATATCCCGGAGCCTCCATCAGAAATTCAGGAGTTTATTGAAGAAATCGACCTCGATTTTCTGATTGAAGATTTGCCCAAAATGTTGGCTTCGATGAAGGTAGGGGCGGACCGCATCCGGTCGATTGTGTTGAGTTTGCGGAATTTCTCCCGGTTGGATCAAACGAATATGAAAGCGGTGGATATTCATGATGGGATTGATAGTACCTTAATGATTTTACACCACCGATTTAAAGCCAAAGGCGATCGCCTGGGAATTGAAATTGTCAAAGAATATGGGGAACTGCCTCCGGTGGAATGCTTTGCCGGACAGCTCAATCAGGTGTTTATGAATCTCTTGAGTAATGCCATTGATGCATTAGAGGACTGGGATAAAGAGCGATCGCCGCAAGAGCGCCATCAGGACCCCTGTCGAATTACGATTCGCACTACCCTGACGGGAGATGACGAGACAACAAATGCGGCGATTTGTATTTTTGATAATGGTCCGGGCATTCCCGAACATCTGCGATCGCGCATTTTTGAACCCTTTTTTACCACGAAAGAGATTGGTAAGGGTACAGGAATGGGCCTTTCCATCAGTAAACAAATTGTGGTGGATAAACACGCGGGAACCTTTAAATGTCTCTCGGAACCGGGTCGAGGAACTGAATTTTGGATTGAAATTCCGATTCTTCAATCCAAACCCTCTGCTACCTCGGAGGCGGAGGCATCAAACTCCACCCATCTGCCCTCCAATTGGTAG